From Bactrocera oleae isolate idBacOlea1 chromosome 4, idBacOlea1, whole genome shotgun sequence:
AGTTATATATCAATTTCCtcaagtatttataaaattttaatagaatttcCCGCTGCATTTCTTCTATTTGTCTTGTTCTTGTGGgtggaaaatttaatgtttcgaaaaatgttaaaatgggTGTAGCCCCTTCCAGTGATATATAATAAAACCGCTTCTTAATAGGCATTCTAAAGCGATATACATCATTTTGATACGGGCGATATACTCCAGCACGATTAAGACGCACTGGGGGCAGTGGCTATTAGTAAATGTAGgtacaaatgtataaataatttaataatttacaacGATTTATGCTATTTAATTACCTCCGCCTTTTCTAAATACGGACtttcaaattttgatttaataaacaatttgctgGGTACTAGTATAACCAATCGATGGATTGCAAATTGTACACCATGGCTTTGTTCATAGTAATTTATGCGATCGCGTATACCGGTAATATTAGTATATGCTGGTAGGGTTAATTTCAAATATCCATGAAAATAATTAGCTGCCATACTTGACGCAGAATCCAAACCGTGGTTACCACGTATAAACATTGCATTGTCTATTGTGCTATGACCCATTTGAACCAAAGATATCAACCACCAAAGTGGCATATAGGTGAAACAAATCGCTGGCGGTATTAAATGCAGGCTCTCCGTAAATCTGAGGCGCACTACAGCTACTACAATAACGCAAAAGAAAAGCACTAAAGTGGTAGCATTGTAACAATATGCTCggcagattattgtccaaaagcGATTTTCTGGCAAATagtgatttttatatttaaagttttccaATAAAGCTTTATAAAATCGAAGCAACAAATCGGCGATAAAGAAAGTTACCAAAATATATACAACGttatctaaaaaattaatattattcaaaattaatattattatacacatatgtaggtatgtatattatactCTTTATATACGTACCTATATATTTACCAAAGGcactcatttttgttttttctaatcTTTTAGGCTgtaatttacattttgtttttcctACAATCTCACTAATTTCTTGGGAAACGCAAATTTCTTCACAAATTCGCATACTGCATACTAAACTTCCTAGAATCATATGGCTAATGCACCTactataaaaagtaaggaagtcATAGGTTCGGCTgtatctaaatatttaattcattcGAATTTACAAAGGTCTAAGGCGgataaaatagaaatatcaaAGGcgataaaaatgttgcaaatctGCTATATTACCCTAACGATTGAATTGACAGCCgttggtaaacaaaactattataccttatgtacatacatatgattatctatgtttttattatattatcgcATACTTCCAGGAAAATATCCGAGATCCTCTAGTATATTAGAAATCATGGTATAAGGTATTTACGATATTAGAAATACTCAGAACATAACAGTTAGAATATattgttaaaagtaaaaaagaaattaatgatGGAACGTCCAAAAATCTTTAGTGAGACTAAACGCCAACGTAAAGGGGTTAAACGCAGAGAACGTTggacatacacatgtacatatatttgacgCTCTCTGccggatatacatacatagctagAACCTGATTTCCATCGTAAAGGATATATATGGATTATAATATGCTGATTTCATTTGATAAAGTTGTTACCCTTGCAGGCAGTATATCTTCATtccatttatattatttttgctatttttttcattttacattacCAAAACCAATTTTTATTAGTTAGGCAATTTACCTGTTAGACAAGTTGTAACGCTAttgataaaattaaagttttttttatcaaaactaaATTGACGTTTCCTGATAAGACGGTAAAGATCAGCTGCTTGTGAACTATTGtgaataacaacaaaactattTGGTAATtgcaagaatgatagaatattttgtatataagtagATAGAATATTTTCTATCATTCTTGGGTAATTAATCATTTAATAGTTAAAACCGTTAATAGAAgttagttatttaaaaattcaaatgtacttttctatttaaaaacatttattattatttagaagCAATAGGAATTATAATTCTAAAGGAGAATTTAAAAATCGAATGAAATGAAAAGACGTGTGATTGTCAAGAAGGTAAAGTCCAAATAAAAAAGCCATTATAGAAACGACATTTTCAAAGGTTTACGCTGCACGacaatatgtatttgtaaatattatatttttgctatatatttatgtacatacatatgtgtacccATATTGGAAATTGTCCTTTAATTTGCAGTGGCACAAACGGTAATGCTTTGGCTGGTGGAGaattcataaaatatgtattatttttaaccTTGCATCAGATTTCTACATGTCAATCAATGCCTAGTATGTAGATGTTATCACTAAAACACTTccattaacaaatatatttgtacttaTTACTGCACCTTCGTAAGTGTTCTGTACGTCTGAATATATTGAGACAACGATGGGCGTGGAGGTATGTGAAGTTTTTATTATAGTAATATCTCTAATATGCACCATAGCCGTAAATTAtcctttatattataataagagCTAGACTATAACCTATAGGTCAAACTAACTTACAAATTTTGTTATGATTTTTGTTAATCCACAGAAAAAGCTTGCAGCCAGCAATTCTAAACAGTCCATCAATGATGATTCGCCATCAAAATACACGTACACGGGTCGGATGTTGGAACTAATTGAGGCCTATAATGTTGCCGTACAAATTTTATATCCACAATATCCATGGTACATTTTCCCAGGACACCTGATCTTTGCAATTTATAAACGCTATATGCAATTTTATAAGGGTAAATATCGTGTGGTACCGATTCCAAATGCTTTATACGAACTTTTAATTGGCAATGAACTGATAAAAACTGAGCATATCGCCTTCTTACCAAAAGATGTCTATGATGAGTATGTAGAATCAGCAGATGTCAATTTTGTCAAT
This genomic window contains:
- the Sting gene encoding stimulator of interferon genes protein homolog, which encodes MILGSLVCSMRICEEICVSQEISEIVGKTKCKLQPKRLEKTKMSAFGKYIDNVVYILVTFFIADLLLRFYKALLENFKYKNHYLPENRFWTIICRAYCYNATTLVLFFCVIVVAVVRLRFTESLHLIPPAICFTYMPLWWLISLVQMGHSTIDNAMFIRGNHGLDSASSMAANYFHGYLKLTLPAYTNITGIRDRINYYEQSHGVQFAIHRLVILVPSKLFIKSKFESPYLEKAEPLPPVRLNRAGVYRPYQNDVYRFRMPIKKRFYYISLEGATPILTFFETLNFPPTRTRQIEEMQREILLKFYKYLRKLIYNCPDTEEEIELIFYNDFKPNGEKHDIGEFLFNHFEQVILSRESANTTKTIQNALDDFND